In a single window of the Mucilaginibacter defluvii genome:
- a CDS encoding Pycsar system effector family protein, whose amino-acid sequence MSRTEKYPMLIVPIFLILGVAFVTILLSILASRPQRNSYSQNKDSQSYQTFFFGSFDLVGFEFRDADFNTYSAQLDSLLKGGKQQVYNEIYKEVFNVRKVLNKNSRICPMPIWPLSVGLPFPSSPSLSPPDDL is encoded by the coding sequence ATGAGCCGCACGGAAAAGTACCCGATGCTGATCGTGCCGATCTTCCTGATCCTCGGTGTCGCCTTCGTTACGATCCTGCTGAGCATTCTTGCGAGCCGGCCGCAACGAAATTCCTATAGCCAGAACAAGGACTCGCAGAGCTACCAGACCTTTTTCTTCGGAAGTTTCGATCTGGTAGGCTTTGAATTCCGGGATGCCGATTTCAATACCTATTCGGCACAGCTCGACAGCCTGTTGAAAGGCGGAAAGCAGCAGGTCTATAACGAGATCTATAAAGAGGTGTTCAATGTGCGTAAGGTGCTGAATAAAAATTCACGTATCTGTCCTATGCCTATATGGCCTTTATCGGTGGGCTTGCCGTTTCCATCATCGCCTTCTTTATCGCCACCAGATGATTTATAA
- a CDS encoding NmrA family NAD(P)-binding protein yields MGRGSGCWSVTALTRDPDTDAAEALAASGAEVVQADLSDMASLRNACDGVFAVTQPRSYERGGL; encoded by the coding sequence GTGGGGCGCGGTAGCGGCTGCTGGTCGGTCACCGCCCTGACCAGGGATCCGGATACTGATGCGGCTGAGGCGCTTGCCGCTTCGGGTGCCGAAGTGGTACAGGCCGATCTCTCGGATATGGCATCACTCCGGAATGCCTGCGATGGCGTTTTCGCGGTCACCCAGCCCCGGTCGTATGAGCGCGGGGGTCTTTGA
- a CDS encoding NmrA family NAD(P)-binding protein: MSAGVFDTGAEMRQGKNIVWACLEAGVPHVVYSPLST; the protein is encoded by the coding sequence ATGAGCGCGGGGGTCTTTGACACCGGCGCGGAGATGAGACAAGGCAAGAACATCGTCTGGGCTTGTCTGGAGGCCGGTGTTCCCCATGTCGTTTACAGCCCGTTATCAACTTGA
- a CDS encoding SDR family oxidoreductase, whose amino-acid sequence MKKTIFITGASTGMGQATARFFQQKGWRVIATMRDPGKDKELSLLENVTLLPLDVTDPGQIKSTVAQAIALHPVDVVFNNAGYGLIGVLESLSDEQIMRQLNTNLMGVIRVTQAFIPHFRERKSGVFISTTSMGGLLAFPLYSIYHAAKFGVQGWSESMSFELGLHNIRIKTVAPGAVLTDFLSRSLDKSSHPAYKELEDKLFAASESMLSQGVPPEKIAEVVYEAATDDKDQITYLATPDAKAAYERRLEIGAEASRKEIRQQILGS is encoded by the coding sequence ATGAAAAAGACCATATTCATTACAGGCGCCTCGACCGGCATGGGCCAGGCGACTGCCAGATTCTTTCAGCAAAAAGGCTGGCGCGTGATCGCGACGATGCGTGACCCCGGTAAAGACAAGGAGTTGTCCTTACTCGAGAACGTAACGCTGCTGCCCCTTGATGTGACCGATCCCGGGCAGATCAAAAGCACGGTCGCGCAAGCCATTGCCCTGCATCCCGTCGACGTGGTATTCAATAATGCCGGTTACGGCTTGATCGGCGTGCTGGAGTCGTTGAGCGACGAGCAGATCATGCGACAGCTGAACACCAATCTGATGGGCGTGATCCGGGTCACCCAGGCTTTCATCCCGCATTTCCGGGAAAGGAAGAGCGGCGTGTTCATCAGCACGACCTCAATGGGCGGATTGCTGGCCTTTCCGCTGTATTCCATTTACCACGCCGCCAAATTCGGCGTACAGGGCTGGTCGGAAAGCATGTCCTTCGAACTGGGCCTTCATAATATCCGGATCAAGACGGTCGCGCCCGGTGCGGTGCTCACGGATTTCCTGAGCCGTTCACTTGACAAGAGCAGTCATCCGGCCTACAAGGAACTGGAAGATAAATTATTCGCGGCATCGGAAAGTATGCTGTCGCAGGGCGTACCACCCGAAAAGATTGCCGAGGTCGTTTATGAGGCGGCCACAGACGATAAAGACCAGATTACTTACCTGGCCACACCGGATGCCAAAGCGGCTTATGAACGCCGGCTGGAGATCGGGGCCGAGGCATCCCGTAAGGAGATCCGCCAGCAGATCCTGGGTAGCTGA
- a CDS encoding alpha/beta hydrolase fold domain-containing protein, producing MQSQNENNPPSGSSAYRPDPGYKDVFARTGGTSAFGTAPGDWQAMRKAGNKAMEALAGQAPQYPDIRTETFTTAAEDGTPLTRHYFYKDGIQPCSAIIYAHGGAMIMGSVSLFHSLIAQHVSGTGVPFLAVEYRKAPDEARGTTLAGDLCSGLQWLIQNAAKFGIDAARIALMGHSAGGGLAAGAAILAREKKLKVAMQLLIYPMLDDRNTDTENDAAVQPYLTFTHEDNYTGWSALLGDRVGTAHVLPVEAPARLTDFAGLAPAYIETGELDIFRNESIAYALDLSKAGVPVEFHLHRGVPHGYDNVPSAITERALADRFRVIRSL from the coding sequence ATGCAATCACAGAACGAGAACAATCCGCCTTCGGGCAGCTCAGCTTACCGCCCGGACCCGGGATACAAGGATGTATTTGCCCGAACCGGCGGTACATCGGCCTTCGGCACTGCGCCCGGCGACTGGCAGGCGATGCGAAAAGCTGGTAACAAGGCCATGGAAGCGCTGGCCGGACAGGCACCGCAATATCCGGATATCAGAACCGAAACCTTTACTACCGCCGCGGAAGACGGCACCCCGCTTACCCGTCACTACTTCTATAAAGACGGAATACAGCCGTGCTCGGCTATCATTTACGCACACGGCGGCGCAATGATCATGGGCAGCGTCAGTCTCTTCCACTCTCTTATCGCACAGCATGTCAGCGGTACGGGTGTGCCATTCCTCGCGGTGGAATACCGTAAAGCACCTGACGAAGCGAGGGGAACGACGCTTGCCGGCGACCTCTGTTCGGGACTTCAATGGCTGATCCAAAACGCGGCTAAATTCGGTATCGATGCAGCGCGTATCGCTCTGATGGGCCACAGCGCCGGCGGCGGACTGGCCGCCGGCGCGGCGATCCTGGCCAGAGAAAAAAAATTAAAGGTCGCCATGCAACTGCTGATCTACCCGATGCTGGACGACCGGAACACCGATACGGAAAATGACGCGGCTGTGCAGCCCTACCTGACCTTCACCCATGAAGACAATTATACAGGCTGGAGCGCCCTTCTGGGCGACCGGGTCGGCACAGCACACGTTTTGCCCGTTGAAGCGCCGGCACGCTTAACAGACTTTGCCGGGCTGGCACCTGCCTATATCGAGACCGGTGAACTGGATATCTTCAGGAATGAGTCCATCGCATATGCCCTGGACCTTTCGAAAGCCGGCGTGCCTGTTGAATTTCACCTGCATCGTGGCGTGCCCCACGGTTATGACAACGTTCCCTCAGCGATCACAGAACGTGCGCTTGCCGACCGCTTCCGGGTGATCCGTTCGCTGTGA
- a CDS encoding substrate-binding domain-containing protein, giving the protein MESCNHKKELATYKIGFSQCVGSDLWRKTMLEEVKIELSLHPGTKFIYTDAQNSSSRQIAQVKKMLKQGIDILIISPNEAQPLTEIVEEVYNKGIPVIIIDRKTASTLYTAYVGADNYQLGKMAGEYLGSTLKGKTSVLEVMGLPGSSPAIERDRGFRDGLKQFPDVRIATKVYGDWLKPNTRRQLARIKNELPKIDAVFAHNDVMASGVSESFKALHQPLKARIVGVDALPGQGGGLQMIANKVIDASVLYPTGGKEAIATAFKILNNEPFARENILKSLVIDSANVQLMNLQWDKVQNQQKDIERQQTLIAEQQNIYNNQQIVLDVIVIALVLTVISGGLAFYSLNENRKINKSLNAKNEEILLQRNQLLEMSAKAEVATEAKLNFFTNVSHEFRTPLTLILSPLQDMMNNQKLMAMEGKSMRLIHQNSHRLLRMVNQIIDYRKIEYDKQSIKTAEGNLVAFVRDVVDNFRMHAQKQHISLTISSAESDIKCWFDAAMLEKVFFNLLANAIKFTCEKGRIKVKITRLADHVEVDVQDTGVGMSTEELKLVFDHFYQSDHMPLNGSGIGLSLSKEIVALHHGHINVTSEKWHGSTFTVSLPLGNAHLNDEERSVLPGNWAGMEIRSAIYNADIKEPVKVMDKSPFEEPKQHSILIVEDNAELLDYLADKFSVSYEVFTATSGTDAITKAYELVPDLILSDVVLPEISGKTLCEKLKSDVRTSHIPIILLTAQGSMEQQISGINAMADLYITKPFNMEYLQASVNNLLYNRRLLKDRFTSDITPLERASGSRQIDKKFLNDFAGIVEQNLANDQFSVDDICKVIGVSRIQLYRKVKALLGCSITDYILNRRLKKATYLLLNEDMTIAEITYAVGFSNPNYFATVFKGKYNCTPSEYKRKTQV; this is encoded by the coding sequence ATGGAAAGTTGCAATCATAAAAAAGAGCTTGCTACTTACAAAATTGGGTTTTCGCAATGCGTAGGTTCAGACCTTTGGCGAAAGACGATGCTCGAGGAGGTGAAAATCGAGCTATCGTTACACCCCGGCACCAAATTTATTTATACCGACGCTCAAAATAGCAGCAGCAGGCAAATCGCACAGGTAAAAAAGATGCTGAAGCAGGGCATCGACATATTGATTATATCGCCTAATGAAGCTCAGCCGCTTACCGAAATTGTGGAAGAGGTTTATAATAAAGGCATCCCTGTTATTATTATTGACCGCAAAACTGCATCAACACTTTACACCGCCTATGTTGGGGCCGATAACTATCAGTTGGGCAAAATGGCCGGTGAGTATTTAGGATCTACCTTAAAAGGAAAAACATCGGTTTTAGAGGTAATGGGCCTGCCCGGCTCATCGCCTGCTATTGAACGCGACAGGGGTTTCAGGGATGGATTGAAGCAATTTCCGGATGTACGTATTGCAACCAAGGTTTATGGCGACTGGCTAAAACCAAACACGCGCCGGCAACTGGCACGCATCAAGAACGAACTACCAAAAATTGACGCCGTATTTGCTCATAATGATGTTATGGCGTCAGGCGTAAGCGAATCGTTTAAAGCATTACATCAACCATTAAAGGCACGCATTGTAGGAGTTGATGCGCTGCCGGGGCAAGGTGGCGGTTTACAAATGATTGCGAACAAAGTTATTGATGCCAGTGTGCTTTACCCTACCGGTGGTAAGGAAGCCATAGCTACCGCCTTTAAAATATTAAACAATGAACCCTTCGCGCGCGAGAACATCCTTAAATCATTAGTGATCGACTCGGCCAACGTACAGCTCATGAACCTGCAATGGGATAAAGTACAAAATCAGCAAAAGGATATTGAGCGTCAGCAAACGCTGATAGCCGAACAGCAGAACATCTACAACAACCAGCAGATAGTACTCGATGTCATCGTAATTGCGCTGGTGTTAACCGTTATTTCGGGTGGGCTTGCGTTTTATTCGCTGAATGAAAACCGGAAGATCAACAAAAGCCTTAACGCCAAGAATGAGGAGATACTTTTACAGCGAAATCAATTGCTTGAAATGTCGGCCAAGGCTGAGGTGGCTACCGAGGCTAAGCTAAACTTTTTTACCAATGTATCGCACGAGTTTCGTACGCCGCTAACGCTGATACTATCGCCCTTGCAGGATATGATGAACAACCAGAAACTGATGGCGATGGAAGGCAAAAGCATGCGCCTGATACACCAGAACAGTCACCGCCTGCTGCGCATGGTAAACCAGATAATTGATTACCGTAAGATAGAATACGATAAACAATCCATCAAAACCGCGGAGGGTAACCTTGTAGCTTTTGTGCGCGATGTGGTTGATAACTTTAGGATGCATGCGCAGAAGCAGCATATATCGCTCACCATATCATCGGCAGAAAGTGATATAAAATGCTGGTTTGATGCCGCCATGCTCGAAAAGGTGTTTTTTAACCTGCTGGCTAACGCCATAAAGTTTACCTGCGAAAAGGGACGCATCAAGGTTAAGATAACCCGGCTGGCTGACCATGTTGAGGTTGATGTACAGGATACCGGCGTGGGCATGAGCACCGAGGAATTAAAGCTCGTATTCGATCATTTTTATCAAAGTGATCACATGCCACTGAATGGCTCGGGTATTGGCCTTTCGTTGTCAAAAGAAATAGTAGCCCTGCATCATGGCCACATTAACGTAACCAGCGAAAAATGGCATGGCAGTACCTTTACCGTAAGTCTGCCCTTGGGCAACGCTCATTTAAACGACGAGGAACGATCTGTACTGCCGGGCAACTGGGCTGGCATGGAAATACGCTCGGCCATTTATAACGCTGATATTAAGGAGCCGGTTAAGGTTATGGATAAAAGTCCATTTGAGGAGCCTAAACAGCACTCAATACTTATAGTTGAAGACAATGCCGAACTACTGGATTACCTGGCCGATAAGTTTTCGGTAAGCTATGAGGTGTTCACAGCCACCAGCGGCACCGATGCCATAACCAAGGCTTATGAGCTGGTGCCCGATCTGATACTTTCTGACGTGGTTTTACCTGAAATATCGGGCAAAACGTTGTGCGAGAAATTGAAATCGGATGTGCGTACATCGCATATACCTATCATACTGTTAACAGCGCAGGGCAGCATGGAGCAGCAAATATCGGGCATTAACGCCATGGCCGATTTGTATATTACCAAACCATTTAATATGGAGTATTTACAGGCCAGCGTGAACAACCTGCTGTATAACCGCCGCCTGCTTAAGGACAGGTTTACCAGCGACATTACCCCGCTTGAACGAGCATCAGGTTCAAGGCAGATAGATAAGAAATTCCTGAATGACTTTGCCGGTATTGTGGAGCAAAACCTGGCTAACGATCAGTTTAGTGTTGATGATATATGTAAGGTGATAGGCGTATCGCGCATACAATTATATCGTAAGGTAAAGGCCCTGCTGGGTTGCAGCATTACCGATTATATTTTAAACCGTCGACTGAAAAAAGCCACCTACCTGCTGCTTAACGAGGACATGACCATTGCAGAAATTACCTACGCCGTAGGCTTTTCAAACCCTAACTACTTCGCTACCGTTTTTAAAGGCAAATACAATTGTACTCCCAGCGAGTATAAGCGAAAAACGCAGGTTTAA
- a CDS encoding sugar porter family MFS transporter, translating to MNKNSVLAWSMVVALGGFLFGFDTAVISGAEKAIQKFWELSVFEHGLTISIALIGTVIGSLLGAKPSDRFGRKNTLYFVAAAYLLSSLGTAFANNWIIFLVFRFLGGLGVGISSVTAPIYISEVSPADRRGKLVGLFQFNVVLGILLSYLSNYLISQTGEDSWRLMLGVQAVPSLLFLILIRFIPESPRWLILHRNDLTRAKSILDIIDPLNSVKELQTIQASAHTNTGKQESLFSGHYRTPILLAGMFAFFNQVSGINAIIYYAPRIFEMAGLGAHTSLLSTVGIGVINFVFTLAAINVIDKVGRRTLMLIGSFGLISSLLLVAFSFNNAAQSGFSIPVYIMIFIAFFAFSQGAVIWVFISEIFPNSVRAKGQTLGSSTHWVMAAAIAFCFPYFAEKLGGQTTFLFFATMMVCQLIFVWKFMPETKGRSLEQIETNLITH from the coding sequence ATGAATAAAAATTCTGTGCTGGCCTGGTCAATGGTCGTGGCGCTTGGCGGCTTCTTGTTTGGATTCGACACAGCCGTAATTTCAGGTGCCGAAAAGGCTATTCAAAAATTTTGGGAGCTTAGCGTATTTGAGCATGGCCTCACCATATCCATTGCCTTAATAGGCACAGTTATCGGCTCGTTGTTAGGCGCAAAACCGTCGGACAGGTTTGGCCGCAAAAACACCCTTTACTTTGTTGCCGCAGCCTACCTGCTATCATCATTAGGTACCGCTTTCGCCAACAATTGGATCATTTTCTTGGTATTCAGATTTCTTGGCGGCTTAGGTGTAGGCATATCATCAGTAACCGCCCCTATCTATATTTCAGAAGTATCACCGGCCGACAGGCGCGGCAAACTGGTAGGGCTTTTCCAGTTTAACGTGGTGTTGGGTATCCTGCTGTCTTACCTCTCCAATTACCTTATCAGCCAAACAGGTGAAGATAGCTGGCGATTAATGCTGGGCGTGCAGGCGGTACCGTCATTATTATTTCTTATCCTGATCAGGTTTATTCCTGAAAGCCCACGCTGGCTTATTCTGCATAGAAATGACCTGACCCGGGCAAAATCAATATTAGATATTATTGACCCGCTGAATAGCGTGAAAGAGCTGCAAACTATTCAGGCATCAGCCCACACGAACACCGGTAAACAGGAAAGTTTGTTTTCCGGGCATTACCGTACACCTATCTTATTAGCCGGTATGTTCGCCTTTTTTAACCAGGTATCGGGCATAAATGCCATTATATATTACGCTCCGCGGATATTTGAAATGGCCGGACTTGGTGCGCATACTTCGCTGCTCTCAACCGTGGGCATTGGCGTAATCAACTTTGTATTCACGCTGGCAGCCATTAATGTTATTGATAAAGTTGGCCGCCGTACGCTGATGCTGATCGGCTCGTTCGGCCTCATCAGTTCGCTCTTACTGGTGGCGTTCTCCTTTAACAACGCGGCGCAAAGCGGCTTTTCCATTCCGGTTTATATCATGATATTCATTGCGTTCTTCGCCTTCTCGCAAGGGGCGGTTATATGGGTATTTATCTCTGAGATATTCCCTAACTCAGTACGCGCCAAAGGGCAAACCCTGGGCAGCTCAACGCACTGGGTAATGGCGGCGGCCATAGCCTTCTGTTTCCCCTACTTTGCTGAAAAGCTGGGCGGCCAAACCACCTTCCTGTTCTTTGCGACCATGATGGTGTGCCAGCTCATTTTTGTATGGAAGTTTATGCCCGAAACCAAGGGCCGCAGCCTTGAGCAAATCGAAACCAATCTTATAACTCATTAA
- a CDS encoding carbohydrate kinase: MLQQQNLAVCYGEVLWDILPDGPQAGGAPLNVCYHLNKLGLPAGMISCIGDDDNGHKLIDVMRSAGIATNLIQTNATQQTGEVIAEINGTEEVRYTIVSPVAWDYIEYQQEQAAALDAARYLVFGTLASRNAASRDTLFRLLETDAIKVFDVNLRQPHFTPTLLHNLLLKTDILKCNQEEINIICELFDAPNDNHSQILFLIEKFELKEVILTRGRKGALYFNGDDVFKAHPPVIKMADTIGSGDAFLAAFIYNHYHQKQPQTIIDNAVAMGAFVASKKGGCPVYQPIELHEFLNYRLQL, from the coding sequence ATGTTACAACAACAAAATTTAGCTGTTTGCTACGGCGAAGTTTTATGGGATATTTTACCCGATGGCCCCCAGGCTGGTGGCGCGCCGCTTAACGTTTGCTACCATTTGAATAAGCTGGGCTTACCTGCCGGCATGATAAGTTGTATTGGAGATGACGATAACGGCCACAAACTGATCGACGTTATGCGCTCCGCCGGTATAGCTACCAACCTGATACAAACCAATGCTACACAACAAACGGGCGAAGTAATAGCCGAAATAAACGGCACCGAAGAGGTTAGATACACCATTGTATCGCCCGTAGCATGGGATTATATTGAATACCAGCAAGAGCAGGCAGCAGCACTGGATGCTGCACGTTACCTTGTTTTCGGCACCTTAGCCTCACGTAATGCCGCCTCGCGCGATACGCTTTTCCGTTTGCTGGAAACAGATGCTATAAAAGTGTTTGACGTTAATCTTCGTCAGCCGCACTTTACGCCTACCCTGCTGCACAATCTGCTTTTAAAAACAGATATACTCAAATGCAACCAGGAGGAGATCAACATTATTTGCGAGCTTTTTGACGCGCCGAATGACAACCATAGCCAGATACTTTTCCTGATCGAAAAATTCGAATTAAAGGAAGTAATACTCACCCGCGGGCGTAAGGGAGCGCTTTATTTTAACGGCGATGATGTTTTTAAGGCACATCCGCCGGTTATAAAAATGGCCGATACCATTGGCAGCGGCGATGCTTTCCTGGCTGCTTTTATCTACAATCACTATCACCAAAAACAACCGCAAACCATTATTGACAATGCCGTAGCCATGGGCGCCTTTGTAGCCTCAAAAAAAGGCGGCTGCCCCGTTTATCAGCCTATTGAATTGCATGAGTTTTTGAATTACCGCCTACAGTTATAA
- a CDS encoding TonB-dependent receptor: MRKLLLFCCLLTALAQSGLAQTPAITGTVTDQNSTPLEGVTVTVIETQKAVITDVKGGFNIQAAAGQTLNFSYMGAQSVTRKLTGTAKLTVTMQISNTDLNEVVVTGYQKERKKDLTGAVSVVNTKDIKDIPLGNPVKALQGRVAGVNITTDGNPGGGATVRIRGIGTLGNNDPLYVIDGVPTTRGLQELNPDDVESIQVLKDASSASIYGSRAANGVIIVTTKRAKSGQSRITFNGSSSWQFYNSKLDVLNTNDRGRAYWQAAVNDRQNPNLNSTYQYDWNNNFDNPVLNNVRLPEFLDAAKTMRPADTRWFDEISQTSHIQQYNLDVSNGTEKSNSLFSVSYYDNKGIIKESRNQKITARFNSDYSLFGGRLKIGENFSGSYIRNPMLPLGDITGLSLIDFSIIPVRTIDGGWGGPSAGMADRQNPVRLIEDNKQNINHLGRVFGNAYADLAILPNLTLSTNYGIDYATNYNRTLRKSYVSGYLVDPSNAVGSNSSYDGNLIWKNQLTYNLSFKKHKIDLLAAHEQIKIMNRNLGGSRQGYALENMNYAYLNAGSTNIANYGGGSGNSLLSIFGRVNYSYNDRYIASVTLRRDGSSRFGSNNRYGIFPAASLGWRISEETFIKDNLPFISDLKLRYGWGRTGNQEIDNYANYSLYTPIYGTNPTGNFDGGTAYDIGGNGTGQLPSGFVLVQTGNPDIRWEEKTENNYGIDFGLFNNSITGSIDYFTKNTTDILIKPAYLAVKGNGGDRFANGASVYNKGFEMVLNYSTSFNEWKVDLTGNFSTYRNKITKLPSEVLTSYPGNGTDKTILGRSVNSMFGYVADGIFQNQAEVDGAPEQPGKGVGRIRYKDLNGDNLINDRDRDYIGRGDPDFLYGFNANISYKSFDLSFFLQGVKGNDVNNTYKGLTDFSSLQPGANWGSRVLHAWTPQNTSSTIPALTTVDRNNEGRFSTYFIESGSYLKLRNIQLGYNLKNVLTKYKVQNARLFLQASNLVTIKSSSYTAPDPENPGNGFPIPVITTVGLNVTF; the protein is encoded by the coding sequence ATGAGAAAACTATTACTTTTTTGTTGCCTGCTAACAGCGCTGGCGCAAAGCGGGCTGGCGCAAACGCCAGCCATTACCGGTACCGTTACCGATCAAAATTCAACACCGCTTGAGGGTGTTACCGTTACGGTTATTGAAACACAAAAAGCGGTGATAACCGATGTAAAAGGCGGCTTTAACATTCAGGCAGCCGCGGGCCAAACCCTTAACTTTAGTTACATGGGTGCGCAAAGCGTTACCCGCAAATTAACCGGCACCGCCAAACTCACTGTAACTATGCAGATAAGTAACACCGACCTGAACGAGGTGGTGGTAACCGGATACCAAAAGGAACGCAAAAAAGACCTTACGGGCGCGGTATCCGTAGTAAATACCAAGGATATTAAGGACATACCGCTGGGCAACCCCGTAAAAGCACTACAAGGCAGGGTTGCCGGTGTTAACATTACTACCGATGGTAACCCTGGCGGCGGCGCAACAGTGCGCATACGCGGCATAGGTACGCTGGGCAATAATGATCCGCTGTATGTAATTGACGGTGTGCCCACTACCCGCGGCTTGCAGGAGCTTAACCCTGATGATGTGGAATCGATACAGGTATTAAAGGATGCCTCATCAGCCTCTATTTATGGCTCGCGGGCGGCCAACGGGGTAATTATTGTAACTACCAAGCGGGCTAAAAGCGGGCAAAGCCGTATCACGTTCAATGGCTCATCATCATGGCAGTTTTACAACTCTAAACTGGATGTGTTAAACACAAACGACCGCGGCCGGGCTTACTGGCAAGCCGCAGTTAACGACAGGCAAAACCCTAATCTTAACTCAACCTATCAATACGATTGGAATAACAACTTTGATAATCCAGTATTGAACAACGTAAGACTACCCGAGTTTTTAGATGCGGCAAAAACCATGCGCCCGGCAGATACCCGCTGGTTTGATGAAATATCCCAAACATCGCATATACAACAGTATAACCTGGATGTATCAAACGGAACCGAAAAAAGCAATTCCCTCTTCTCGGTTAGTTATTACGATAATAAAGGTATTATTAAAGAAAGTCGTAACCAGAAAATCACTGCCAGGTTCAACTCTGATTATAGTTTATTTGGCGGACGCTTAAAAATTGGCGAGAACTTTTCGGGCTCATATATCCGCAACCCTATGCTGCCGCTGGGCGATATAACTGGTTTGTCGCTAATTGATTTTTCTATCATTCCGGTGCGAACCATTGATGGCGGTTGGGGCGGTCCATCGGCGGGCATGGCTGACAGGCAAAACCCGGTTAGGCTGATTGAGGATAACAAACAGAACATCAATCACCTGGGACGTGTATTCGGTAACGCTTATGCCGATCTGGCTATATTGCCCAACCTTACCCTATCCACTAATTACGGTATTGATTATGCTACCAATTACAACCGTACGTTACGCAAATCATACGTGTCGGGTTATCTGGTTGACCCTTCGAATGCCGTGGGCAGCAACAGCTCGTACGATGGCAACCTGATCTGGAAGAATCAGCTAACTTATAACCTTTCATTTAAAAAGCATAAGATTGACCTGCTTGCAGCGCATGAGCAGATCAAGATCATGAACCGCAACCTTGGCGGCAGCAGGCAAGGTTACGCGCTGGAGAACATGAATTATGCTTATCTGAATGCCGGTTCAACCAACATCGCTAATTACGGTGGTGGCTCGGGCAATTCACTGCTATCAATATTTGGCAGGGTAAATTACTCGTATAACGACCGGTATATAGCTTCGGTTACACTACGCCGAGACGGATCATCCCGATTTGGCAGCAATAACAGGTACGGTATATTCCCGGCTGCATCATTAGGCTGGCGTATCAGCGAAGAAACATTTATTAAGGACAACCTGCCATTTATATCCGACCTGAAACTGCGTTACGGCTGGGGCCGCACCGGTAACCAGGAGATAGATAATTACGCCAACTACTCATTATACACCCCTATTTACGGCACCAACCCCACAGGTAATTTTGATGGTGGTACCGCTTATGATATTGGCGGCAATGGTACAGGCCAGCTACCATCAGGTTTTGTGCTGGTACAAACCGGTAACCCCGACATCAGGTGGGAAGAAAAAACCGAGAATAACTATGGTATCGACTTTGGCTTATTCAACAACAGCATCACCGGTTCAATAGATTACTTTACCAAAAACACTACAGACATATTGATAAAGCCAGCCTATTTAGCCGTTAAAGGTAACGGCGGCGACCGTTTTGCCAATGGCGCATCAGTATACAACAAGGGTTTTGAAATGGTGCTTAACTATTCAACATCATTCAACGAATGGAAGGTTGACCTGACGGGTAACTTCTCCACCTATCGTAACAAAATAACCAAACTACCATCCGAGGTATTGACCTCATATCCCGGCAACGGTACCGACAAAACCATTCTGGGCCGCTCGGTAAATTCCATGTTTGGTTACGTGGCTGATGGCATATTTCAAAACCAGGCCGAGGTTGATGGCGCACCCGAGCAGCCGGGTAAAGGCGTAGGCCGTATCCGTTATAAAGACCTGAATGGCGATAACCTCATTAACGATCGCGACCGCGACTACATAGGACGCGGCGACCCGGATTTTCTTTATGGTTTCAACGCCAACATCAGCTACAAAAGTTTCGATCTTTCGTTCTTTTTACAAGGCGTTAAGGGCAATGATGTGAATAACACCTACAAAGGACTAACCGATTTTTCGTCATTACAACCCGGTGCCAACTGGGGCTCGCGCGTGTTGCATGCCTGGACACCCCAAAACACATCATCAACCATACCCGCCCTTACCACTGTTGACAGAAATAACGAGGGACGCTTCTCAACTTATTTTATCGAGAGCGGATCGTACCTCAAACTGCGTAACATTCAGTTAGGGTATAACCTGAAAAACGTTTTAACTAAATACAAGGTACAAAATGCCCGCTTGTTTTTGCAGGCCAGCAACCTTGTTACCATCAAATCATCGTCATACACAGCTCCTGATCCGGAAAACCCGGGGAATGGTTTTCCGATACCGGTTATAACTACAGTTGGGCTTAACGTTACCTTTTAA